ATCACGCGTGAAAGCATCGTGGAACACGCGACGCCAAGCCTGTACGACGCCCTCGCCGGTTTCAAGTCTTCGATCCACTGCCTCGATAAAGCGGTCCGTATAGCGGCGTGCCACAGCCGCGGCCAGCTTCTCCTTCGTCGGGAAATGATAGTGGACGCTCGCGCTTTTCACGCCGACATCGGCGGCAATCTCACGGAAGCTAAATCCGCTATAGCCGCCCTGCCGGATTCTCTTTTCGGCTGCATCCATGATCGCATCAGTCATTTCGCTCATCGTCAAGCCTTTCTCTATCTAGCGATAGATAGCGCTTGCAATTCTCGAACGCAACGTCTATGTCAGCATCATCTATCTATCGATAGATAGTTTTAAGGAGCCAGATATGCGTTTTAAAGGAAAAGTTGTCGCCATCACGGGCGGCGGTTCGGGTATCGGGAAAGAAACGGCAGCCCGCTTCATAGCCGAAGGCGCGAAGGTCGCGATCAATGGTCGCGATCTTGCCAAGCTGGAGGCAGCCGCACGGGAAATCGATGCGAGCGGCAAGAATGTTCTCGTTTCCGCTGGCGACATCGCAAATCCCGCGACGGGCGCCGCTCTTGTCGATGCGGCGGTATCGCGCTTCGGTCAGCTCGATGTGTTGGTCAACAATGCCGGGGTGTTCAATCCCAAACCGTTCCTCGAACTCACCGAGGCAGACTACGACTGGTATCTCGATACGATCCTCAAGGGTAAATTCTTCACGGCGCAGGCCGCTGCAAAGGCCATGAAGGACAAGGGCGGTGCGATCGTACAAACGGGCTCGATGTGGGCCATCCAGGCGATCGGTGCTACCCCATCTGCCGCCTATTCTGCGGCCAATGCCGGCGTGCATGCCATGGTCCGCAACCTTGCCATCGAACTCGCGCCGCATAAGATCCGCATCAATGCCGTGGCGCCAGCCGTTGTTGAGACCCCGGTCTACAACACCTTCATGTCCGACGACCAGGTGAAGGAAGTGCTTCCGACCTTCGACGCATTCCATCCCCTCGGCCGCAATGGGCAGCCGCGCGATGTCGCCGAAGCGATCCTGTTCCTGGCATCCGATAGCGCCTCCTGGATCACCGGTACGATTCTCCCCGTGGACGGTGGTGTCACCGCCGGACGCCAGTAAGCTCACGCACCATCTATATCGGCATCCGATCAAGCGCGCCTTGATCGGATGCCGGAATTCCATCCTTAGCGGGCCTTGAAAGCCGGCCCGCCCTGCCCTCTGTCAGCAAAGAGAAAATTCTCATGCATATGCACGATTGGAATGCCTACCGCGATGCTCTGCTCGGCCGCGTCGGCGAATACGCAAAATTGGCCCCCGATGTTCTGCGCGGCCTGCACACGATTGAGGCCAGCGCAAAGAACACCGGCCTCCTCGATCCGAAGTTCCATGAGCTGATCGCACTTGCGGTCGCGGTTACGACCCGTTGCGACGGCTGTATCTCTGTACACGCCAAGAAGGCGGTGGAGTTGGGAGCAACCGAGGGCGAGATCGCGGAAGCCTTGAGCACTGCGATTGCACTTAACACCGGTGCCGCTCTGGTCTACTCGGCCCGTGTCTTCGACGCGGTTGCAGCGCTTCCGTCGAAATAATCCGCGGGGCGCGCTGGGGCGGCTCACGCTGTCAGGGTGCCGGAGAGCGCCCCATCTCACGTGCGAGTTTCAGGAAGCCTTCGATGTAGGATGTCGTCTCCTCACCGCGTCGCACACCGAGATTGATGCTTTTCTCAATCCCGGTCTCGCCGAGCCGGAGTGCCCGGATCGGCATGCCGGCACCATCCTCATTAAGCAGCCAGTCGGGAAGTACGGTCACTCCCCGGCCGGCGCACACGAGTTGCAGCATGAGATCCACGGTTTCGGCGGTGCGATGCTGGCGCGGCCGGCAATGCGCGGGAACGAGAAACTGCGTGTAAATGTCCAGGCGTTCCAGGGTCACTGGCACAGTGATCAATTCCTCGTCGATCAGATCCTGAGGCTGCACGCTCGTCCCACTGGCGAGAGGATGCATCTCATGCACCATCAGGACAAGTTCGTAGTCGAAGACAGGCGTGAAGATGATGTCCGTCGATTCAACCGGATCGGGGGTGATAAGCAGGTCGATCTCATAGCCTAAAAGTGCTTCGACGCCATCAAAGCGAAAGGCTGTCCGCACATCGAAATCGACGTCGGGCCATTTGGTCAGATAGGGCGTAGCAATGCGCGTCAGCCAGCGTTGGCAGGGATGACACTCCATGCCGACGCGGAGCGCGCCGCGACGCCCCCGCGCGAAGTCGGTTAAGACCCGCTCCGCATGCTCCATCTGTGGCAGCACGCGCTCGGCGACGCTGAGCAAATACTCGCCAGTTTGTGTCAAGCGCAGGCCGCGGCCGGTTTTCATCCAGATCTTGACGCCGTGCCGCTCCTCGAACTTGGCAATCGTGTGGCTGAGCGCCGATTGCGTCACGTTCAGCTTCTCTGCGGCCGCAGTGACGCTGCCGCGACGGCTGACTTCTCTCAAGATTGCCAGATGCTGCCGATCGATCATTATGATGCCCGCTCATAGTCAGATGAGAACATACCATTTCCGCTCATAATGCATTGACGTTAACCTTCTCGTCAACGGGTAGGCCGGGCCCAGCCCAGGCGGACGAAAGGAAATCGAGAGTGACCAAGCTCGCAACAGCCCACCATCTGCAAGCTAAGAATGCCTCGGCCCCATCGATCTTCGATGAGGTCATCGACCGAAAAAACAGCAACTCCATGAAGTGGGCTTATGCCGAAAAACTGCTCTCACCTGATGAAGCGGCCGCCGATCCTTTGCCAATGTGGGTTGCCGACACCGACTTCAAGGCGCCGCAGGCCGTCATAGATGCCCTTCATGAAGCCGTCGATCATGGTGTCTTCGGCTATCCGGGCGGCGCAACGTCATCCTATCTTGATGCCGTCGTCGGCTGGCAGCAGCGCCGTTTTGGGTGGGACGTTCCCAAGGAATGGATACTTCAAACCTCCGGCATCATCACCACCCTAAAGACGGCCGTACAGGCCTTCTCGGCACCGGGCGACACGATCCTGATCCAACCGCCGGTCTATGCGCATTTCCACAACGATGTCCTGTTGAACGGCCGGCATCTGGCCTATGCACCTCTGGAATTTGACGGCGACGGCTACCGATTCAACGCCAAGACGTTCGAAGCGGCGATCCGCAGCAACACGAAGATTTTCATCCTTAGCCACCCGCATAACCCAACGGGCAATGTCTGGTCGGAAGACGAATTGCGGACCATGGGAGAGATCTGCGCACGCAATGGTGTGCTCGTTATTTCCGACGAGATCCATGAAGACCTGATTCTCAATACTGAAAAGAAGCACATCCCGTTCGCCTCGCTCGGCGAAACGTTTGCCCAAAACAGCATCACCTGCACCGCGCCTAGCAAGACGTTCAACCTCCCAGGCCTGCAAAGCGCGAATGTCTTCGTTCCGAACAAGCGGCTTCGGGCCGAACTGCACCGCCAGTATGAGCGCAACGTCTTCGAACTGGTCAACATCCTGGGGATGGTAGCGGCAGAGGCCGCCTATGCCCATGGCGAGCCGTGGCTTGAAGAGATGCTCGTCTATCTCAGAGCCAATCATGCGCACTTCGCCAAGGCGATCCACCAAGCCGATCCACGCCTGAAGATCCTGCCGACTGACTCTCTTTATCTCGCCTGGATGGATTGCCGGGCGCTGGGAATGGATGCGGCGGCTCTCGACAAGTTCATGCTGACCAAGGCCCGCGTCTGGCTGGATAAAGGCCAGAAGTTCGGGATCGAGGGGCACGGCTTCATGCGCGTCAATCTCGGCTGCGCGCGCTCCACTGTCGACGATGCCGTTCAGCGTATCACGTCTGCTGTCGCAAAGATCTGAGTGGAGGAGCCAATGTCACAAACGATTAGAGAGCGACTGGCGGAACTCGGCGCGGAACTGCCTGCAGCGGCGAAATCCGTAGCCAACTATCTTCCTGTTGTGGCCAGTGGAACTCACGTTCTGACCTCCGGCCAGTTACCGCTCGCCGATGGCAAATTGATCGCCACAGGCCTCCTTGGACGGGATCTCAACGTCGCTGAAGGGTCGCTCGCCGCAAGACAATGCGCCTTGAACATTCTTGCCCAGGCGGAAAGCCATCTCGGCAGCCTCGAGAAGATCGCGAGGGTCGTAAAGATCACTGTCTTCGTGGCCTCTACTCAGGATTTCACTGAGCAACATCTCGTTGCCAACGGCGCTTCAGATCTGCTGGTCGCCGTGCTCGGCGAGAAAGGCAAGCATGCGCGCTCGGCCGTCGGCGTCGCGGCTCTGCCGATGAATGCTCCAGTCGAGATCGAAGCGATCATCGAGACTGCCAACTAACCATGACCGTCGGCGGCTTCGCCGACGGTCATTTCTATTCGGGAACTCAACCGATCCGACGGGCGGGAAAAACGGCAAAAAACCACCGCCTCCGTATCACAAACCGGGAGAATGACGATGAAATTGACAATTGCAATTGCCACGGTCGCGGCAGCAATGCTGACGGCCGGTATCGCCTCGGCGGGCACGATGGCCGACGTACAGGCGCGCGGCAAGCTGAACTGTGGCGTCACCGGCGGCCAGGCCGGGTTTTCGGCCCCCGATGCCTCCGGTGCCTGGCACGGGATGGATGTGGACTATTGCCGGGCTGTCGCCGCAGCGGTGTTGAAGGATCCCAATGCGGTGAACTTCATCCCGACGACCGGGCAAACGCGCTTTACCGCTCTTGCCTCCGGTGAAATCGACATGCTGTCGCGGACCACGACATGGACATTCTCCCGCGATGTCGATCTGAAGTTCACCTTCGCAGGCGTGAACTACTATGATGGCCAAGCTTTCATGGTACCGAAGTCGCTGGGTATCAGCAGCGCGAAGGGCCTCGACGGCGCCACCATCTGCATTCAAACCGGCACCACCACTGAACTCAACCTTGCGGAATATTTTCGCAAGAACAACATGAAATACGAACCGGTCCCCGTCGAGAACAATGCGGATGTTCAGCAGAAATATCTCGCTGGCGGCTGCGATGTCATTACATCAGACGGATCGGATCTCGCCTCGACCCGTTCGAGCTTTAAGAACCCGCAGGATTACATCATCCTCCCGGAAGTCATTTCGAAAGAACCGCTCGGCCCCCTGGTGCGGCAAGGCGATGATCAGTGGGCGGACGTTGCTCGTTGGACCCTCAACGCACTGATTTCCGCCGAAGAACTCGGTGTCACCGCGGAAAACGTCGATAAGCTCTCGGCCGGCTCCGACAATCCGGATATCAATCGCCTACTCGGCAAGGAAGACAAGCTGGGCGAGATGCTGGGCCTCGATGCGGAATGGGCTAAGCGCGCCATCGCAGCCGAAGGCAATTACGGAGAGATGTTCGCAAGGAACCTCGGCGACAAGACGCCGATCGGGCTTGCCCGAGGCCTCAATGCGCTCTGGACCAACGGTGGTCTGATGTACGGCCTGCCGCTCCGCTGAAAACGTGTCGCGCGCGGGCCGGTCCCGCGCGCTTTGCTTTCCGGCGCTCGTCCGCCCTGCGGCCCTGTGTTGTTGCCGGAGGCGCCGAGCGAACCTTCAGGGAGATTACGCATGGCCATTAACAGCGGCGCTCCGCGCGAACCGTTTCACCTGAGCATGCTTGTGAACGATGCGCGATATCGGGCGCGGACCATCCAGGTGATGACCTTCTGCCTGCTCGTTCTTGCCGCGGGCTGGCTTGTCGACAACACGATCCGCAATCTGGCAGCACTCGGCAAGGACTTCTCGTTCGGCTTCCTGTGGAACACGGCCGGCTATGACATCGCCCCGCACGCCATCGACTATTCGAGCACCAGCACCCATGCGCGGGCGGCCCTGGTCGGACTGCTCAACACGTTGATCGTCGCCGCGATGGCCTGTGTGACGGCCACCGTCATTGGCGTGTTCGCCGGAGTCCTCAGGCTGTCGAACAACTGGATCGTCGCCCGGCTGATGACGGTCTACGTCGAAAGCTTCCGCAACATCCCGGCGCTGCTGTGGATCATCGTCGTCGCCGCCGTCATGTCGGAGGCCATGCCGGCGCCGAACGCCTTTCGCGGGGAAAACCCGACCGCCTCCATGCTCATCTGGAACAGTATCGCCGTGACCAACCGCGGCATCTACGTGCCGGTGCCGGATTTCTCGCGAAGCCTCGGCGAGGCCCCGAGCGTCTTGGGAGGCTTCGACCTCAACTATGCGGCAATCCTGATCGTGCTCGCACTCTCGTTTCTGACGCATCGGGCATTGGTCAGCCAGGCCGAGCGCATCCAAGGTGCGACCGGCGAGCGCCCGGCGACCTGGTGGAAGAGCCTGTGCGTTTTCGTCGTGCCGGTCGTGGCGCTGCTTTATGCGATCGGCTTTCATCTTGACTACCCGGTCCTGAAGGGTCTCAACTTCACCCGTGGCCTGCAATTGCGCAATTCGTTCATCGCGCTCTGGATCGGGCTCAGCGTCTATACCGGCGCCTTCATCGCCGAGAACGTTCGCTCCGGCATTCTGGCGATCTCCCGCGGCCAGTCCGAAGCCGCGCAGGCACTTGGCCTTTCGCCGGCACGCACGATGCGGCTGGTGATCCTGCCGCAGGCACTCAGAATCATCGTTCCACCGCTGATCTCGCAATATCTCAACATCACCAAGAACACCTCGCTGGGCCTCGCCGTCGGTTACATGGACCTGCGCTCCACGCTCGGCGGCATCACCATCAACCAGACCGGCCGCGAGCTCGAGGGCATGCTCTTGATGATGCTGATCTATGTCTCA
The nucleotide sequence above comes from Rhizobium sp. CB3090. Encoded proteins:
- a CDS encoding SDR family NAD(P)-dependent oxidoreductase, producing MRFKGKVVAITGGGSGIGKETAARFIAEGAKVAINGRDLAKLEAAAREIDASGKNVLVSAGDIANPATGAALVDAAVSRFGQLDVLVNNAGVFNPKPFLELTEADYDWYLDTILKGKFFTAQAAAKAMKDKGGAIVQTGSMWAIQAIGATPSAAYSAANAGVHAMVRNLAIELAPHKIRINAVAPAVVETPVYNTFMSDDQVKEVLPTFDAFHPLGRNGQPRDVAEAILFLASDSASWITGTILPVDGGVTAGRQ
- a CDS encoding LysR family transcriptional regulator, encoding MIDRQHLAILREVSRRGSVTAAAEKLNVTQSALSHTIAKFEERHGVKIWMKTGRGLRLTQTGEYLLSVAERVLPQMEHAERVLTDFARGRRGALRVGMECHPCQRWLTRIATPYLTKWPDVDFDVRTAFRFDGVEALLGYEIDLLITPDPVESTDIIFTPVFDYELVLMVHEMHPLASGTSVQPQDLIDEELITVPVTLERLDIYTQFLVPAHCRPRQHRTAETVDLMLQLVCAGRGVTVLPDWLLNEDGAGMPIRALRLGETGIEKSINLGVRRGEETTSYIEGFLKLAREMGRSPAP
- a CDS encoding carboxymuconolactone decarboxylase family protein — translated: MHDWNAYRDALLGRVGEYAKLAPDVLRGLHTIEASAKNTGLLDPKFHELIALAVAVTTRCDGCISVHAKKAVELGATEGEIAEALSTAIALNTGAALVYSARVFDAVAALPSK
- a CDS encoding ABC transporter permease subunit (The N-terminal region of this protein, as described by TIGR01726, is a three transmembrane segment that identifies a subfamily of ABC transporter permease subunits, which specificities that include histidine, arginine, glutamine, glutamate, L-cystine (sic), the opines (in Agrobacterium) octopine and nopaline, etc.), whose amino-acid sequence is MAINSGAPREPFHLSMLVNDARYRARTIQVMTFCLLVLAAGWLVDNTIRNLAALGKDFSFGFLWNTAGYDIAPHAIDYSSTSTHARAALVGLLNTLIVAAMACVTATVIGVFAGVLRLSNNWIVARLMTVYVESFRNIPALLWIIVVAAVMSEAMPAPNAFRGENPTASMLIWNSIAVTNRGIYVPVPDFSRSLGEAPSVLGGFDLNYAAILIVLALSFLTHRALVSQAERIQGATGERPATWWKSLCVFVVPVVALLYAIGFHLDYPVLKGLNFTRGLQLRNSFIALWIGLSVYTGAFIAENVRSGILAISRGQSEAAQALGLSPARTMRLVILPQALRIIVPPLISQYLNITKNTSLGLAVGYMDLRSTLGGITINQTGRELEGMLLMMLIYVSISLTISAVMNIYNSRVRLKER
- a CDS encoding RidA family protein, translated to MSQTIRERLAELGAELPAAAKSVANYLPVVASGTHVLTSGQLPLADGKLIATGLLGRDLNVAEGSLAARQCALNILAQAESHLGSLEKIARVVKITVFVASTQDFTEQHLVANGASDLLVAVLGEKGKHARSAVGVAALPMNAPVEIEAIIETAN
- a CDS encoding amino acid ABC transporter substrate-binding protein; protein product: MKLTIAIATVAAAMLTAGIASAGTMADVQARGKLNCGVTGGQAGFSAPDASGAWHGMDVDYCRAVAAAVLKDPNAVNFIPTTGQTRFTALASGEIDMLSRTTTWTFSRDVDLKFTFAGVNYYDGQAFMVPKSLGISSAKGLDGATICIQTGTTTELNLAEYFRKNNMKYEPVPVENNADVQQKYLAGGCDVITSDGSDLASTRSSFKNPQDYIILPEVISKEPLGPLVRQGDDQWADVARWTLNALISAEELGVTAENVDKLSAGSDNPDINRLLGKEDKLGEMLGLDAEWAKRAIAAEGNYGEMFARNLGDKTPIGLARGLNALWTNGGLMYGLPLR
- a CDS encoding MalY/PatB family protein encodes the protein MTKLATAHHLQAKNASAPSIFDEVIDRKNSNSMKWAYAEKLLSPDEAAADPLPMWVADTDFKAPQAVIDALHEAVDHGVFGYPGGATSSYLDAVVGWQQRRFGWDVPKEWILQTSGIITTLKTAVQAFSAPGDTILIQPPVYAHFHNDVLLNGRHLAYAPLEFDGDGYRFNAKTFEAAIRSNTKIFILSHPHNPTGNVWSEDELRTMGEICARNGVLVISDEIHEDLILNTEKKHIPFASLGETFAQNSITCTAPSKTFNLPGLQSANVFVPNKRLRAELHRQYERNVFELVNILGMVAAEAAYAHGEPWLEEMLVYLRANHAHFAKAIHQADPRLKILPTDSLYLAWMDCRALGMDAAALDKFMLTKARVWLDKGQKFGIEGHGFMRVNLGCARSTVDDAVQRITSAVAKI
- a CDS encoding TetR/AcrR family transcriptional regulator yields the protein MSEMTDAIMDAAEKRIRQGGYSGFSFREIAADVGVKSASVHYHFPTKEKLAAAVARRYTDRFIEAVDRRLETGEGVVQAWRRVFHDAFTRDGQMCLCGALGATSSDLSDEVRHEVKRFFRLGIDRLRKAGLGAAEAVQVLATLEGAMLTATVLEDPSLFDSGTASLAGAEIQSRIEADA